One Euphorbia lathyris chromosome 1, ddEupLath1.1, whole genome shotgun sequence DNA segment encodes these proteins:
- the LOC136222153 gene encoding uncharacterized protein encodes MGSAISKAADGFGHVVGNVFSAPFKNMFGASCEDICAGAWDVRCFIEHLCISNLVKLLLILGLCYIGFLFFYITFQLGICQCIGRSLCNMCWAACYGYWHSLKYITCFCWYKLKNTKRVYRQRRRRTRSRFSDIESSESGYFNQPIICRKRKSVRERRKTQLLSSRRSLYHHRHHHHHHHHLHRSGRGISLRVKSGSDRLRINSRKLHMMNVKNRKRNVGSSKRRRLQ; translated from the exons ATGGGGAGTGCCATTAGTAAAGCAGCAGATGGGTTTGGCCATGTTGTTGGCAATGTTTTCTCCGCTCCATTTAAGAATATGTTTGGAGCATCATGCGA GGATATATGTGCAGGAGCATGGGATGTAAGGTGTTTTATTGAACACCTGTGCATCTCCAATTTGGTGAAGTTGTTGTTGATCTTAGGACTCTGCTACATAG GTTTTTTATTCTTCTACATAACTTTCCAACTGGGAATTTGCCAGTGCATCGGACGAAGCCTTTGTAACATGTGTTGGGCTGCATGTTATGGTTATTGGCACAGTTTGAAATACATTACCTGTTTTTGTTGGTACAAATTAAAGAACACAAAACGGGTGTATCGACAGAGAAGAAGGAGAACACGGTCTCGTTTTTCAGACATTGAGAGCTCTGAAAGTGGGTATTTTAATCAACCAATTATCTGCAGAAAGCGCAAGTCAGTCAGGGAAAGAAGAAAGACTCAATTATTGAGCTCTCGACGCTCTTTGTATCACCATCGCCATCACCATCACCATCACCATCATCTACACCGTTCGGGTAGAGGAATATCTCTTCGTGTTAAGAGTGGATCAGATAGGCTAAGGATTAATTCAAGAAAGTTGCACATGATGAATGTGAAAAATCGCAAGAGAAATGTTGGGAGTTCAAAGAGGAGACGGCTGCAGTGA